GGATTAATGCGCGACGCCATCGTATCGCCACTGTTTAATTACCGTTACCAGATCAGTGCGCCACCCGGCGTGAATGGCATTGAACTCAACGCATGGGGATGGTTCGATTTTACCCGTGCGTGGTTACCTCCTCCCACTATGGTGTGAAGAAGCTGGGCAGCCACGTACTCTGGCGTTAACATATATTTTTATGCATTTAGACCCGAGCGACTTCAAGACGCGGGGATATAACAGGAATACACATGAAACGTGCAGTTGTCGTCTTTAGTGGTGGTCAGGACTCCACAACCTGCCTGATTCAGGCTTTAAAACAGTATGATGAAGTCCACTGTGTGACGTTTGATTATGGCCAGCGCCACCGTGCTGAGATTGACGTTGCCCGTGAACTTGCGCTGAAACTGGGTGCTCGTGCCCATAAAGTCCTGGATGTCACCTTACTGAATGAATTAGCGGTCAGTAGCCTGACGCGCGACAACATTCCCGTACCTGATTACGACCCAAACGAAAGTGGCGTGCCAAGCACCTTCGTACCGGGTCGCAATATCCTGTTCCTGACGCTCACGGCTATTTATGCTTATCAGGTTGAGGCCGAAGCGGTCATCACTGGCGTTTGTGAAACAGACTTCTCAGGCTACCCGGATTGCCGCGATGAATTCGTGAAAGCTTTGAATCACGCCGTAAGCCTCGGCATGGGTCGTGATGTTCGTTTTGAAACCCCACTGATGTGGCTGGATAAAGCAGAAACCTGGGCGCTGGCAGATTATTGGCAGCAACTGAATCTGGTACGCAACGATACCCTGACCTGTTACAACGGCATTCAGGGCGATGGCTGTGGTGAGTGTGCTGCCTGCAACCTTCGTTCTAACGGGCTAAACCATTAT
The nucleotide sequence above comes from Buttiauxella selenatireducens. Encoded proteins:
- the queC gene encoding 7-cyano-7-deazaguanine synthase QueC — its product is MKRAVVVFSGGQDSTTCLIQALKQYDEVHCVTFDYGQRHRAEIDVARELALKLGARAHKVLDVTLLNELAVSSLTRDNIPVPDYDPNESGVPSTFVPGRNILFLTLTAIYAYQVEAEAVITGVCETDFSGYPDCRDEFVKALNHAVSLGMGRDVRFETPLMWLDKAETWALADYWQQLNLVRNDTLTCYNGIQGDGCGECAACNLRSNGLNHYLADKPAVMAAMKKKTGLK